One Brassica napus cultivar Da-Ae chromosome C2, Da-Ae, whole genome shotgun sequence DNA window includes the following coding sequences:
- the LOC106375093 gene encoding probable inactive purple acid phosphatase 28: MSSATAIGKWKHTVLYLTLIISLIYSIESLISHKLHINHNKIRLKRSPNLPLRFRDDGTFKILQVADMHYGMGSITRCRDVLDAEFDYCSDLNTTRFLRGMIEAERPDLIAFTGDNIFGSSTTDAAESLLQAIGPAIEYGIPWINPPVEDDDGDQGALRLIDGFGNYRLRVHGAPGSVLSNSTVFYLLFLDSGDRETVQGRRTYGWIKDSQLRWLQDTSKQGDNQSITGNPPALAFFHIPIPEVRDLWYTPFIGQFQEGVACSVVQSGLLQTFVSMGNVKAAFIGHDHVNDFCGNLKGV; encoded by the exons ATGAGCTCTGCAACAGCAATCGGAAAATGGAAGCACACCGTCCTCTACCTAACCCTAATCATCTCACTGATCTACTCCATCGAATCCCTAATCTCCCACAAGCTACACATCAACCACAACAAAATCCGTCTCAAAAGGTCTCCGAATCTCCCTCTACGCTTCCGCGACGATGGAACCTTCAAGATCCTCCAG GTCGCGGATATGCATTACGGTATGGGGAGTATCACTCGATGCAGAGATGTGTTGGATGCAGAATTCGATTACTGCTCCGATCTCAACACCACTCGGTTCCTTCGGGGGATGATCGAAGCTGAGAGACCCGATTTGATCGCATTTACTG GGGATAATATATTTGGATCAAGCACTACTGATGCAGCTGAATCGCTTCTTCAAGCCATTGGTCCAGCCATTGAATATGGAATCCCATGG ATCAATCCACCAGTGGAGGATGACGACGGAGATCAAGGCGCGTTGAGATTGATTGATGGGTTTGGGAATTACCGCCTCAGAGTACACGGTGCACCTGGTTCGGTGCTGTCGAATAGCACAGTCTTTTACCTCCTGTTTCTTGACAGTGGAGATAGGGAGACAGTCCAAGGTAGACGAACATATGGATGGATCAAGGATTCTCAGCTTCGTTGGCTTCAAGATACTTCTAAACAG GGTGATAACCAAAGCATTACTGGTAATCCTCCAGCGTTAGCCTTCTTCCACATCCCAATCCCGGAAGTCCGTGACCTGTGGTACACACCCTTTATTGGCCAGTTTCAGGAGGGTGTGGCATGCTCCGTCGTTCAGTCAGGACTCTTACAGACCTTTGTGTCCATGGGAAATGTAAAAGCCGCATTCATAGGACACGACCATGTCAATGACTTCTGTGGAAATCTAAAAGGGGTATGA